The following proteins come from a genomic window of Ailuropoda melanoleuca isolate Jingjing chromosome 2, ASM200744v2, whole genome shotgun sequence:
- the ECHDC2 gene encoding enoyl-CoA hydratase domain-containing protein 2, mitochondrial isoform X5 — MNRPSARNALGNVLVSELLEALAQLREDQQVRVLLFRSGVKGVFCAGADLKEREQMSEAEVEIFVQRLRGLMNEIAAFPAPTIAAMDGFALGGGLELALACDLRVAAASSAVMGLIETTRGLLPGAGGTQRLPRCLGVALAKELIFTGRRLSGAQAHALGLVNHAVSQNEEGNAAYHRARELAQEILPQAPIAVRLGKVAIDRGMEVDIASGMAIEGLCYAQNIPTQDRLEGMAAFREKRPPRFVGK, encoded by the exons ATGAATAGACCGAGTGCCCGCAATGCCCTGGGGAACGTTTTGGTCAGCGAG CTGCTGGAAGCTCTGGCCCAGCTGCGGGAGGACCAGCAAGTGCGTGTTCTGCTATTCAGAAGTGGAGTGAAGGGCGTGTTCTGTGCAG GTGCAGACCTGAAGGAGCGGGAGCAGATGAGTGAGGCCGAAGTGGAGATCTTTGTCCAGCGGCTCCGAGGCCTGATGAATGAGATTG CAGCCTTCCCTGCGCCCACTATCGCAGCCATGGACGGGTTTGCCTTGGGTGGAGGCCTGGAACTTGCCCTGGCCTGTGACCTCCGAGTGGCAG CAGCTTCCTCAGCTGTCATGGGGCTGATCGAGACCACCCGAGGGCTTCTCCCGGGAGCAG GAGGGACTCAGAGGCTGCCTCGATGCCTGGGGGTGGCCCTGGCAAAGGAGCTCATCTTCACAGGCCGAAGACTGAGTGGTGCACAGGCCCACGCCCTGGGGCTGGTGAACCACGCTGTTTCCCAGAATGAGGAAGGCAACGCCGCCTACCATCGGGCACGAGAACTGGCCCAGGAGATCCTGCCCCAG gcACCCATTGCTGTGCGTCTGGGCAAAGTAGCCATTGATAGAGGAATGGAG GTGGACATTGCATCGGGGATGGCCATTGAAGGACTATGCTATGCCCAG AACATCCCCACCCAGGACCGCCTCGAGGGCATGGCAGCCTTCAGGGAGAAGCGGCCCCCTAGATTTGTTGGCAAGTGA